GGCCGCATTACCGCGGCCGATACGGTCGGCCCGACCAGCCCGCAGCCGGGCAGCGCGCGATGCGGGAGCGACTTCGATACCGTATCGTACTGGCGGGCGAGCGGTGGCAGGCGCTGCGGCAGGCCCTTCGCCGCCACCAGCACGCCGGCGACAGCAGCGACCACCGCCATCGCGGCTACGCCCGTCGCGGCGGTACGGCGCTGCGTGGCGACGTCGCGGTCCCGCACTTGCCGGAACGGTTGTTCGATATAGCGCCACGACAGGATCGCCAGCAGCAGCGATGCGACGAGCGCGGCCACCGCCTCCACCGTCGAAAGCGGGCGGCTGAGCGCGAGCTGTGACAGCGACAGGATCGGCCAGTGCCACAGATACAGCGAGTAGGAGACCAGCCCGATCCCGACCAGCGGCGACCACGTCAGCAGCCGGGTCGCCGGGCCATCCGCCTGCCCGGCGTAGAGCAGCAGGGCGGTGCCGAGGCACGGCACCAGCGCCGCGAAGCCGGGGAAGAGTATCGAATCGTAAAAGAACACCACAGCATAGGCGATCAGCGCGAGACCGGCGACGCCGCCGATCGCCAGCCAGCGGTGATGGCGCGGCGCAGGCGGCGGCAGCAGCACCAACGTTGCGCCGATCAGCAGTTCCCAGCTTCGCGACGGCAGCATGTAGAAGGCGCTGGTCGGCGATTTCACCGTCAGCCACTGCGACAGCAGCAGCGACGCCACCAAAGCGATCAGCACGATGGCGAGCGCGGCGCGGCGCGGCAGCTTGGCGAGCACCAGCACCACCAGCGGCCAGAGGATGTAGAATTGCTCCTCCACCGCCAGCGACCACGTATGCAGCAGCGGCAGATCGATGTTGGGATCGCCGAAATAGTTGGTCGTCTTCCAGAACCAGATGTTCGACGAGAACAGCACCGCCCACAGCAGCGACCAGCCGTAGGAATACAGCTCCGACGGCAGCAGGATGACCAGCGCGGCGAGCGTGGTCGCGGCCAGCACCGCGATCAGCGCCGGGAAGATGCGGCGGATGCGGCGATCGTAGAAGCCGAGGATCGAGAACCGCCCGGCAGCGGCGCTGCGGAACAGTACCGACGAGATCAGGTAGCCCGAGATCACGAAGAAGATATCGACCCCGACGAACCCGCCCGGCAGGCCGAGCCCGGCGTGGAACAGCAGCACCGGCACGATCGCCAGTGACCGCAGTCCATCGATGTCGCGGCGGTGGTGGAGGAGCGGTGTTGCCGCCCGCTGCATCACGGCCGCGTCTCCAAAAGGTCCAGACATTGTGCCGCATCGGCGGCGAGGCGCTTCGAGACGTCGAGAATTTGCGCTCGGCGCGTATCGCCTGCCGCGAGCAGGTCTCTCGTCTGCCGCACGATC
This genomic stretch from Sphingomonas panacis harbors:
- a CDS encoding acyltransferase family protein — its product is MQRAATPLLHHRRDIDGLRSLAIVPVLLFHAGLGLPGGFVGVDIFFVISGYLISSVLFRSAAAGRFSILGFYDRRIRRIFPALIAVLAATTLAALVILLPSELYSYGWSLLWAVLFSSNIWFWKTTNYFGDPNIDLPLLHTWSLAVEEQFYILWPLVVLVLAKLPRRAALAIVLIALVASLLLSQWLTVKSPTSAFYMLPSRSWELLIGATLVLLPPPAPRHHRWLAIGGVAGLALIAYAVVFFYDSILFPGFAALVPCLGTALLLYAGQADGPATRLLTWSPLVGIGLVSYSLYLWHWPILSLSQLALSRPLSTVEAVAALVASLLLAILSWRYIEQPFRQVRDRDVATQRRTAATGVAAMAVVAAVAGVLVAAKGLPQRLPPLARQYDTVSKSLPHRALPGCGLVGPTVSAAVMRPCLAPANPEPSIVLWGDSHALQMKDALAAQLEARSLTLRSITKNGCAPFAGAIQLDQVGDRNDACAAFNNAILAGIVADPAIGHVYISGRWGKFLGPGGGGTTNGYLQLHPGEPIDSATSRHAFIVSVRGMIVRLRHAGKMVTLIGPTPEFAVSAPKCMARAAWRGDDSQHCEADLTTRREIPEANTILRTLAAQTGAEYVDALQRLCTGLHCGTGIGKTLFFRDENHVSAAGARHVLAAQAR